Proteins encoded in a region of the Eschrichtius robustus isolate mEscRob2 chromosome 16, mEscRob2.pri, whole genome shotgun sequence genome:
- the RPS21 gene encoding small ribosomal subunit protein eS21 — translation MQNDAGEFVDLYVPRKCSASNRIIGAKDHASIQMNVAEVDKVTGRFNGQFKTYAICGAIRRMGESDDSILRLAKADGIVSKNF, via the exons ATGCAGAACGACGCCGGCGAGTTCGTGGACCTGTACGTGCCGCGGAAATG CTCTGCCAGCAACCGCATCATAGGCGCCAAGGACCACGCGTCCATCCAGATGAACGTGGCCGAG GTTGACAAGGTGACAGGCAGGTTTAACGGCCAGTTTAAAACCTACGCCATCTGCGGGGCCATTCGCAGGATG GGCGAGTCAGATGACTCCATTCTCCGACTGGCCAAGGCTGACGGCATTGTCTCAAA GAACTTCTGA